In Populus nigra chromosome 1, ddPopNigr1.1, whole genome shotgun sequence, one genomic interval encodes:
- the LOC133681153 gene encoding protein LNK2-like isoform X1, producing the protein MFDWNDEELTNILWGETDNSDDHIVPFPDTSEDYCKKKESSGEAGTINSGVQKAAGAKVDIDGRKLENSSNFDTSEGTSASGVDVDRWPSLSLSNAAKTDRDSFGTSMPNSLTDITKLDSSAGGQQGDFVDYGWASIGSFDDLDRIFSNGDPIFGNVNLGNADDLWSSSKDITNSPVKPFPISMASRQEYAQEDDELFTLGYGKMNDPASRGLQNTQTDLAIVGKNTTTSSQLTAENVVLPNELTNKVYRQKKLLKGRKKLEEKGELKSYQDFNGNWTLSGIQADQFKNQFAPQIMQSSPPSILNQQNQLQGPEQLQYQKISNPCVAPSAYGSMTNPYSTPMLSHFQSGEFKHQPLASGYEFSSVSSGNANPINNLDDCPVKPQRMTPQEKIEKLRRRQQIQAMLAIQKQQQQLVHQKCSQENQIQHVEGADLEVEDLSTLASFDPNSPIEQDDSNTISLAVNDYSMEDTILYRLQDIISKLDVRIRLCIRDSMFRLAQSAMQRHYGSDTSSTNNSRGEQVAMKEETRMVKMPEVETDTNPIDRTVAHLLFHRPVDFAGKHPDTPESPVSTKLPCEHKTVGIAKLSMGSLPDSPKSKPNFSQQGSKLSSLLTNFQPAGQCKSNPCLDTSEDASNNGPADEVAREVKASE; encoded by the exons ATGTTTGATTGGAACGACGAAGAG CTTACGAACATATTATGGGGTGAGACTGACAATAGTGATGACCATATTGTGCCGTTTCCAGACACAAGCGAAGATtattgcaagaaaaaagaatctAGTGGAGAAGCTGGTACCATTAATTCTGGTGTGCAGAAAGCAGCCGGGGCTAAAGTTGATATTGATGGCAGAAAGTTGGAGAATAGTTCAAACTTTGACACCAGTGAAGGAACTTCTGCCTCAGGAGTCGATGTAGACCGATGGCCTAGCTTGTCGTTATCTAATGCTGCCAAAACTGATAGGGATTCCTTTGGCACTTCAATGCCTAACAGTTTAACTGACATTACCAAACTTGATTCATCAGCAGGTG GTCAACAAGGTGATTTTGTTGATTATGGCTGGGCTAGCATTGGAAGCTTTGATGATCTTGATCGGATTTTCAG CAATGGTGACCCAATATTTGGCAATGTAAATCTTGGCAATGCTGATGACCTATGGTCATCTTCTAAAGATATCACTAACAGTCCGGTAAAGCCCTTTCCAATATCCATGGCTTCAAGACAAGAGTATGCACAAGAAGATGACGAGCTGTTTACCCTTGGCTATGGCAAAATGAACGATCCTGCATCTCGTGGTCTGCAGAATACACAG aCAGATTTGGCCATTGTGGGAAAGAACACAACAACTAGCTCTCAGCTGACTGCAGAAAATGTGGTGCTGCCAAATGAATTAACAAATAAG GTTTACAGGCAAAAGAAGCTTTTAAAAGGTCGGAAAAAACTGGAAGAAAAAGGTGAACTGAAATCATACCAAGATTTTAATGGAAACTGGACTCTATCTGGAATCCAAGCCGATCAATTTAAGAATCAGTTTGCACCCCAAATTATGCAATCTTCTCCCCCTTCGATTCTCAACCAACAGAATCAGCTCCAGGGACCTGAGCAGTTGCAGTACCAGAAAATATCGAATCCATGTGTGGCCCCTTCTGCATATGGGAGCATGACAAATCCATATTCCACGCCTATGTTGTCTCACTTTCAGTCTGGGGAATTTAAGCATCAACCTTTAGCTTCTGGTTATGAATTTTCTTCAG TTTCTTCAGGCAATGCAAATCCTATAAACAACTTAGATGACTGTCCAGTGAAACCCCAGAGAATGACACCtcaggaaaaaattgaaaaattaaggaGGCGGCAGCAAATTCAGGCAATGCTTGCCATTCagaaacagcagcagcagcttgtTCATCAAAAATGTtctcaagaaaatcaaattcagCATGTTGAAGGAGCTGACCTAGAAGTAGAGGATCTAAGTACTCTTGCTTCATTCGACCCAAACTCGCCTATTGAGCAAGATGATTCCAATACAATCTCTCTGGCAGTTAATGATTACTCAATGGAGGACACAATACTCTACAGGCttcaagatataatttcaaAG CTGGATGTCAGAATTAGACTCTGTATTCGGGATAGCATGTTCCGGTTAGCTCAGAGTGCAATGCAGAGGCATTATGGTAGTGATACTAGCAGTACAAACAATAGCAGGGGTGAACAAGTTGCCATGAAAGAGGAAACCAG GATGGTTAAGATGCCTGAAGTGGAAACAGATACCAACCCCATAGACCGGACTGTGGCCCATTTGCTGTTTCATAGACCAGTGGATTTCGCTGGGAAACATCCTGATACACCTGAATCACCTGTTTCTACTAAGCTCCCGTGTGAGCACAAGACAGTGGGCATAGCAAAACTGTCAATGGGAAGCTTGCCTGACTCTCCAAAAAGTAAACCGAACTTTTCTCAACAGGGTTCTAAACTTTCTAGTCTCTTGACCAATTTCCAGCCAGCCGGTCAGTGTAAAAGCAATCCTTGTTTAGACACATCGGAGGATGCATCAAACAATGGACCTGCAGATGAAGTAGCTAGAGAGGTTAAAGCCTCTGAATGA
- the LOC133681153 gene encoding protein LNK2-like isoform X4: MPNSLTDITKLDSSAGGQQGDFVDYGWASIGSFDDLDRIFSNGDPIFGNVNLGNADDLWSSSKDITNSPVKPFPISMASRQEYAQEDDELFTLGYGKMNDPASRGLQNTQTDLAIVGKNTTTSSQLTAENVVLPNELTNKVYRQKKLLKGRKKLEEKGELKSYQDFNGNWTLSGIQADQFKNQFAPQIMQSSPPSILNQQNQLQGPEQLQYQKISNPCVAPSAYGSMTNPYSTPMLSHFQSGEFKHQPLASGYEFSSVSSGNANPINNLDDCPVKPQRMTPQEKIEKLRRRQQIQAMLAIQKQQQQLVHQKCSQENQIQHVEGADLEVEDLSTLASFDPNSPIEQDDSNTISLAVNDYSMEDTILYRLQDIISKLDVRIRLCIRDSMFRLAQSAMQRHYGSDTSSTNNSRGEQVAMKEETRMVKMPEVETDTNPIDRTVAHLLFHRPVDFAGKHPDTPESPVSTKLPCEHKTVGIAKLSMGSLPDSPKSKPNFSQQGSKLSSLLTNFQPAGQCKSNPCLDTSEDASNNGPADEVAREVKASE; encoded by the exons ATGCCTAACAGTTTAACTGACATTACCAAACTTGATTCATCAGCAGGTG GTCAACAAGGTGATTTTGTTGATTATGGCTGGGCTAGCATTGGAAGCTTTGATGATCTTGATCGGATTTTCAG CAATGGTGACCCAATATTTGGCAATGTAAATCTTGGCAATGCTGATGACCTATGGTCATCTTCTAAAGATATCACTAACAGTCCGGTAAAGCCCTTTCCAATATCCATGGCTTCAAGACAAGAGTATGCACAAGAAGATGACGAGCTGTTTACCCTTGGCTATGGCAAAATGAACGATCCTGCATCTCGTGGTCTGCAGAATACACAG aCAGATTTGGCCATTGTGGGAAAGAACACAACAACTAGCTCTCAGCTGACTGCAGAAAATGTGGTGCTGCCAAATGAATTAACAAATAAG GTTTACAGGCAAAAGAAGCTTTTAAAAGGTCGGAAAAAACTGGAAGAAAAAGGTGAACTGAAATCATACCAAGATTTTAATGGAAACTGGACTCTATCTGGAATCCAAGCCGATCAATTTAAGAATCAGTTTGCACCCCAAATTATGCAATCTTCTCCCCCTTCGATTCTCAACCAACAGAATCAGCTCCAGGGACCTGAGCAGTTGCAGTACCAGAAAATATCGAATCCATGTGTGGCCCCTTCTGCATATGGGAGCATGACAAATCCATATTCCACGCCTATGTTGTCTCACTTTCAGTCTGGGGAATTTAAGCATCAACCTTTAGCTTCTGGTTATGAATTTTCTTCAG TTTCTTCAGGCAATGCAAATCCTATAAACAACTTAGATGACTGTCCAGTGAAACCCCAGAGAATGACACCtcaggaaaaaattgaaaaattaaggaGGCGGCAGCAAATTCAGGCAATGCTTGCCATTCagaaacagcagcagcagcttgtTCATCAAAAATGTtctcaagaaaatcaaattcagCATGTTGAAGGAGCTGACCTAGAAGTAGAGGATCTAAGTACTCTTGCTTCATTCGACCCAAACTCGCCTATTGAGCAAGATGATTCCAATACAATCTCTCTGGCAGTTAATGATTACTCAATGGAGGACACAATACTCTACAGGCttcaagatataatttcaaAG CTGGATGTCAGAATTAGACTCTGTATTCGGGATAGCATGTTCCGGTTAGCTCAGAGTGCAATGCAGAGGCATTATGGTAGTGATACTAGCAGTACAAACAATAGCAGGGGTGAACAAGTTGCCATGAAAGAGGAAACCAG GATGGTTAAGATGCCTGAAGTGGAAACAGATACCAACCCCATAGACCGGACTGTGGCCCATTTGCTGTTTCATAGACCAGTGGATTTCGCTGGGAAACATCCTGATACACCTGAATCACCTGTTTCTACTAAGCTCCCGTGTGAGCACAAGACAGTGGGCATAGCAAAACTGTCAATGGGAAGCTTGCCTGACTCTCCAAAAAGTAAACCGAACTTTTCTCAACAGGGTTCTAAACTTTCTAGTCTCTTGACCAATTTCCAGCCAGCCGGTCAGTGTAAAAGCAATCCTTGTTTAGACACATCGGAGGATGCATCAAACAATGGACCTGCAGATGAAGTAGCTAGAGAGGTTAAAGCCTCTGAATGA
- the LOC133681153 gene encoding protein LNK2-like isoform X2, producing the protein MFDWNDEELTNILWGETDNSDDHIVPFPDTSEDYCKKKESSGEAGTINSGVQKAAGAKVDIDGRKLENSSNFDTSEGTSASGVDVDRWPSLSLSNAAKTDRDSFGTSMPNSLTDITKLDSSAGQQGDFVDYGWASIGSFDDLDRIFSNGDPIFGNVNLGNADDLWSSSKDITNSPVKPFPISMASRQEYAQEDDELFTLGYGKMNDPASRGLQNTQTDLAIVGKNTTTSSQLTAENVVLPNELTNKVYRQKKLLKGRKKLEEKGELKSYQDFNGNWTLSGIQADQFKNQFAPQIMQSSPPSILNQQNQLQGPEQLQYQKISNPCVAPSAYGSMTNPYSTPMLSHFQSGEFKHQPLASGYEFSSVSSGNANPINNLDDCPVKPQRMTPQEKIEKLRRRQQIQAMLAIQKQQQQLVHQKCSQENQIQHVEGADLEVEDLSTLASFDPNSPIEQDDSNTISLAVNDYSMEDTILYRLQDIISKLDVRIRLCIRDSMFRLAQSAMQRHYGSDTSSTNNSRGEQVAMKEETRMVKMPEVETDTNPIDRTVAHLLFHRPVDFAGKHPDTPESPVSTKLPCEHKTVGIAKLSMGSLPDSPKSKPNFSQQGSKLSSLLTNFQPAGQCKSNPCLDTSEDASNNGPADEVAREVKASE; encoded by the exons ATGTTTGATTGGAACGACGAAGAG CTTACGAACATATTATGGGGTGAGACTGACAATAGTGATGACCATATTGTGCCGTTTCCAGACACAAGCGAAGATtattgcaagaaaaaagaatctAGTGGAGAAGCTGGTACCATTAATTCTGGTGTGCAGAAAGCAGCCGGGGCTAAAGTTGATATTGATGGCAGAAAGTTGGAGAATAGTTCAAACTTTGACACCAGTGAAGGAACTTCTGCCTCAGGAGTCGATGTAGACCGATGGCCTAGCTTGTCGTTATCTAATGCTGCCAAAACTGATAGGGATTCCTTTGGCACTTCAATGCCTAACAGTTTAACTGACATTACCAAACTTGATTCATCAGCAG GTCAACAAGGTGATTTTGTTGATTATGGCTGGGCTAGCATTGGAAGCTTTGATGATCTTGATCGGATTTTCAG CAATGGTGACCCAATATTTGGCAATGTAAATCTTGGCAATGCTGATGACCTATGGTCATCTTCTAAAGATATCACTAACAGTCCGGTAAAGCCCTTTCCAATATCCATGGCTTCAAGACAAGAGTATGCACAAGAAGATGACGAGCTGTTTACCCTTGGCTATGGCAAAATGAACGATCCTGCATCTCGTGGTCTGCAGAATACACAG aCAGATTTGGCCATTGTGGGAAAGAACACAACAACTAGCTCTCAGCTGACTGCAGAAAATGTGGTGCTGCCAAATGAATTAACAAATAAG GTTTACAGGCAAAAGAAGCTTTTAAAAGGTCGGAAAAAACTGGAAGAAAAAGGTGAACTGAAATCATACCAAGATTTTAATGGAAACTGGACTCTATCTGGAATCCAAGCCGATCAATTTAAGAATCAGTTTGCACCCCAAATTATGCAATCTTCTCCCCCTTCGATTCTCAACCAACAGAATCAGCTCCAGGGACCTGAGCAGTTGCAGTACCAGAAAATATCGAATCCATGTGTGGCCCCTTCTGCATATGGGAGCATGACAAATCCATATTCCACGCCTATGTTGTCTCACTTTCAGTCTGGGGAATTTAAGCATCAACCTTTAGCTTCTGGTTATGAATTTTCTTCAG TTTCTTCAGGCAATGCAAATCCTATAAACAACTTAGATGACTGTCCAGTGAAACCCCAGAGAATGACACCtcaggaaaaaattgaaaaattaaggaGGCGGCAGCAAATTCAGGCAATGCTTGCCATTCagaaacagcagcagcagcttgtTCATCAAAAATGTtctcaagaaaatcaaattcagCATGTTGAAGGAGCTGACCTAGAAGTAGAGGATCTAAGTACTCTTGCTTCATTCGACCCAAACTCGCCTATTGAGCAAGATGATTCCAATACAATCTCTCTGGCAGTTAATGATTACTCAATGGAGGACACAATACTCTACAGGCttcaagatataatttcaaAG CTGGATGTCAGAATTAGACTCTGTATTCGGGATAGCATGTTCCGGTTAGCTCAGAGTGCAATGCAGAGGCATTATGGTAGTGATACTAGCAGTACAAACAATAGCAGGGGTGAACAAGTTGCCATGAAAGAGGAAACCAG GATGGTTAAGATGCCTGAAGTGGAAACAGATACCAACCCCATAGACCGGACTGTGGCCCATTTGCTGTTTCATAGACCAGTGGATTTCGCTGGGAAACATCCTGATACACCTGAATCACCTGTTTCTACTAAGCTCCCGTGTGAGCACAAGACAGTGGGCATAGCAAAACTGTCAATGGGAAGCTTGCCTGACTCTCCAAAAAGTAAACCGAACTTTTCTCAACAGGGTTCTAAACTTTCTAGTCTCTTGACCAATTTCCAGCCAGCCGGTCAGTGTAAAAGCAATCCTTGTTTAGACACATCGGAGGATGCATCAAACAATGGACCTGCAGATGAAGTAGCTAGAGAGGTTAAAGCCTCTGAATGA
- the LOC133681153 gene encoding protein LNK2-like isoform X3 — MFDWNDEELTNILWGETDNSDDHIVPFPDTSEDYCKKKESSGEAGTINSGVQKAAGAKVDIDGRKLENSSNFDTSEGTSASGVDVDRWPSLSLSNAAKTDRDSFGTSMPNSLTDITKLDSSAGGQQGDFVDYGWASIGSFDDLDRIFSNGDPIFGNVNLGNADDLWSSSKDITNSPVKPFPISMASRQEYAQEDDELFTLGYGKMNDPASRGLQNTQTDLAIVGKNTTTSSQLTAENVVLPNELTNKVYRQKKLLKGRKKLEEKGELKSYQDFNGNWTLSGIQADQFKNQFAPQIMQSSPPSILNQQNQLQGPEQLQYQKISNPCVAPSAYGSMTNPYSTPMLSHFQSGEFKHQPLASGYEFSSGNANPINNLDDCPVKPQRMTPQEKIEKLRRRQQIQAMLAIQKQQQQLVHQKCSQENQIQHVEGADLEVEDLSTLASFDPNSPIEQDDSNTISLAVNDYSMEDTILYRLQDIISKLDVRIRLCIRDSMFRLAQSAMQRHYGSDTSSTNNSRGEQVAMKEETRMVKMPEVETDTNPIDRTVAHLLFHRPVDFAGKHPDTPESPVSTKLPCEHKTVGIAKLSMGSLPDSPKSKPNFSQQGSKLSSLLTNFQPAGQCKSNPCLDTSEDASNNGPADEVAREVKASE, encoded by the exons ATGTTTGATTGGAACGACGAAGAG CTTACGAACATATTATGGGGTGAGACTGACAATAGTGATGACCATATTGTGCCGTTTCCAGACACAAGCGAAGATtattgcaagaaaaaagaatctAGTGGAGAAGCTGGTACCATTAATTCTGGTGTGCAGAAAGCAGCCGGGGCTAAAGTTGATATTGATGGCAGAAAGTTGGAGAATAGTTCAAACTTTGACACCAGTGAAGGAACTTCTGCCTCAGGAGTCGATGTAGACCGATGGCCTAGCTTGTCGTTATCTAATGCTGCCAAAACTGATAGGGATTCCTTTGGCACTTCAATGCCTAACAGTTTAACTGACATTACCAAACTTGATTCATCAGCAGGTG GTCAACAAGGTGATTTTGTTGATTATGGCTGGGCTAGCATTGGAAGCTTTGATGATCTTGATCGGATTTTCAG CAATGGTGACCCAATATTTGGCAATGTAAATCTTGGCAATGCTGATGACCTATGGTCATCTTCTAAAGATATCACTAACAGTCCGGTAAAGCCCTTTCCAATATCCATGGCTTCAAGACAAGAGTATGCACAAGAAGATGACGAGCTGTTTACCCTTGGCTATGGCAAAATGAACGATCCTGCATCTCGTGGTCTGCAGAATACACAG aCAGATTTGGCCATTGTGGGAAAGAACACAACAACTAGCTCTCAGCTGACTGCAGAAAATGTGGTGCTGCCAAATGAATTAACAAATAAG GTTTACAGGCAAAAGAAGCTTTTAAAAGGTCGGAAAAAACTGGAAGAAAAAGGTGAACTGAAATCATACCAAGATTTTAATGGAAACTGGACTCTATCTGGAATCCAAGCCGATCAATTTAAGAATCAGTTTGCACCCCAAATTATGCAATCTTCTCCCCCTTCGATTCTCAACCAACAGAATCAGCTCCAGGGACCTGAGCAGTTGCAGTACCAGAAAATATCGAATCCATGTGTGGCCCCTTCTGCATATGGGAGCATGACAAATCCATATTCCACGCCTATGTTGTCTCACTTTCAGTCTGGGGAATTTAAGCATCAACCTTTAGCTTCTGGTTATGAATTTTCTTCAG GCAATGCAAATCCTATAAACAACTTAGATGACTGTCCAGTGAAACCCCAGAGAATGACACCtcaggaaaaaattgaaaaattaaggaGGCGGCAGCAAATTCAGGCAATGCTTGCCATTCagaaacagcagcagcagcttgtTCATCAAAAATGTtctcaagaaaatcaaattcagCATGTTGAAGGAGCTGACCTAGAAGTAGAGGATCTAAGTACTCTTGCTTCATTCGACCCAAACTCGCCTATTGAGCAAGATGATTCCAATACAATCTCTCTGGCAGTTAATGATTACTCAATGGAGGACACAATACTCTACAGGCttcaagatataatttcaaAG CTGGATGTCAGAATTAGACTCTGTATTCGGGATAGCATGTTCCGGTTAGCTCAGAGTGCAATGCAGAGGCATTATGGTAGTGATACTAGCAGTACAAACAATAGCAGGGGTGAACAAGTTGCCATGAAAGAGGAAACCAG GATGGTTAAGATGCCTGAAGTGGAAACAGATACCAACCCCATAGACCGGACTGTGGCCCATTTGCTGTTTCATAGACCAGTGGATTTCGCTGGGAAACATCCTGATACACCTGAATCACCTGTTTCTACTAAGCTCCCGTGTGAGCACAAGACAGTGGGCATAGCAAAACTGTCAATGGGAAGCTTGCCTGACTCTCCAAAAAGTAAACCGAACTTTTCTCAACAGGGTTCTAAACTTTCTAGTCTCTTGACCAATTTCCAGCCAGCCGGTCAGTGTAAAAGCAATCCTTGTTTAGACACATCGGAGGATGCATCAAACAATGGACCTGCAGATGAAGTAGCTAGAGAGGTTAAAGCCTCTGAATGA
- the LOC133681154 gene encoding annexin D4 → MANLEALAKAFTGLGVDEKSLIENLGKSHPEHRTLFRKKTPQLFIEDERSFERWNDHCVRLLKHEFVRFKNALVLWAMHPWERDARLVKEALKKGPQSYGVIVEIACTRSSEELLGARKAYHSLFDQSIEEDVATHIHGSERKLLVALVSAYRYEGPKVKEDAAKSEAKILANAIKNGNKKNPIEDEEVIRILSTRSKAHLKVVYEHYKEVSGNHIHEDLDASDLILKETVECLCTPHAYFSKVLDEAMSSDAHKNTKKGLTRVIVTRADVDMKEIKEEYKNLFGVSLSKKIEEKANGNYRDFLVNLITRDN, encoded by the exons ATGGCTAATTTGGAAGCTCTTGCCAAGGCTTTCACAG GACTTGGAGTTGATGAGAAGTCATTAATAGAAAATCTGGGAAAATCACATCCTGAACATAGAACattattcagaaaaaaaacTCCCCAACTTTTCATAGAGGATGAACGATCTTTTGAACGTTGGAATGATCACTGTGTCAGACTTCTTAAGCATGAATTCGTGCGATTTAAG AATGCTTTGGTGCTTTGGGCTATGCATCCTTGGGAAAGAGATGCTCGTTTGGTAAAGGAGGCATTAAAGAAGGGCCCACAATCTTATGGTGTGATTGTAGAGATTGCTTGTACAAGATCATCAGAAGAGCTGTTAGGAGCTAGAAAAGCTTACCATTCTCTCTTTGATCAATCCATTGAAGAAGATGTTGCCACCCACATCCATGGCAGTGAGCGCAAG CTTTTGGTAGCACTTGTAAGTGCCTATAGGTATGAAGGCCCAAAGGTTAAGGAAGACGCTGCAAAATCTGAAGCTAAAATACTTGCTAATGCTATAAAGAATGGTAACAAGAAGAACCCCATTGAGGATGAAGAGGTGATCAGAATACTATCAACAAGAAGCAAGGCTCATCTCAAAGTAGTGTACGAACACTACAAGGAGGTTTCTGGAAATCATATTCATGAG GATCTTGATGCTTCTGACTTGATCTTGAAAGAGACAGTTGAATGCTTATGCACCCCTCATGCATATTTCAGCAAG gTTTTGGATGAGGCAATGAGCAGTGATGCACACAAGAACACCAAAAAGGGTCTGACTCGAGTAATTGTGACCCGAGCAGATGTGGATATGAAggagattaaagaagaatacaAGAACTTGTTTGGAGTTTCTCtatccaagaaaattgaagaaaaagcaAATGGGAACTACAGGGATTTCTTGGTTAACCTGATAACAAGAGATAATTGA
- the LOC133692605 gene encoding annexin D3, translating to MATLRVPEVVPSPTQDCEKLRDAVQGLGTDEKAIIWILGHRNASQRKKIRETFQQLYNESLIDRLNSELSGDFRKAVILWTTDPAERDAKLANEALKANKKGMKQLQVIVEITCASSPNHLQEVRQAYCSIFDRSLEEDIVSAVPLPLRKILVAVASSYRYDKELVDTKVANAEAAKLHEVIKSKKLDQDDIILILSTRNFHQLRATFACYNQNFGNSIDQDIKSCGKGDLESLLRVVIKCIDTPEKHFAEVIGEAIIGFGTDEDSLTRAIVARAEIDTMKIRGEYFNIFKTNLDGAVTGDTSGDYKDFLMTLLGARI from the exons ATGGCTACTCTCAGGGTACCAGAGGTTGTTCCTTCTCCAACCCAAGATTGTGAGAAACTCAGAGATGCCGTCCAag GATTGGGGACAGATGAGAAAGCAATTATATGGATATTAGGACATAGAAATGCAAGTCAAAGGAAGAAAATCAGAGAGACATTTCAGCAGCTTTACAATGAATCCCTCATCGATCGTCTCAACTCTGAGTTATCTGGTGATTTTAGA AAAGCGGTGATCTTGTGGACCACTGACCCCGCAGAGAGGGATGCAAAACTGGCAAATGAAGCATTGAAAGCTAATAAGAAAGGCATGAAACAGCTGCAAGTGATAGTTGAGATAACATGTGCATCATCTCCTAACCATCTTCAGGAAGTAAGGCAAGCCTACTGCTCTATTTTTGATCGCTCACTTGAAGAAGATATTGTATCTGCAGTCCCCTTGCCACTCAGAAAG ATTTTGGTGGCTGTAGCAAGCTCTTACAGGTATGATAAAGAACTGGTGGATACAAAAGTCGCCAATGCAGAGGCAGCTAAATTACATGAAGTCatcaaatcaaagaaattaGATCAGGATGACATAATACTTATACTCAGCACTAGGAACTTTCATCAACTAAGAGCAACTTTCGCATGCTACAACCAGAACTTTGGAAATTCCATTGACCAG GACATCAAGAGTTGTGGAAAGGGAGATTTGGAATCTCTTTTGAGAGTGGTAATTAAGTGCATAGACACCCCAGAGAAACACTTTGCAGAG GTCATTGGAGAAGCCATCATTGGGTTCGGAACAGATGAAGATTCACTGACTAGAGCAATAGTAGCGCGAGCTGAGATCGATACGATGAAGATCAGAGGGGAGTATTTCAACATCTTTAAAACCAACCTTGATGGTGCAGTTACTGGTGATACTTCAGGAGACTATAAAGACTTCTTGATGACCTTACTTGGTGCAAGAATCTGA